In a genomic window of Helianthus annuus cultivar XRQ/B chromosome 10, HanXRQr2.0-SUNRISE, whole genome shotgun sequence:
- the LOC110883388 gene encoding uncharacterized protein LOC110883388 → MPKRPKIVSVYNDIDKENTQHAVLPIVTRDEASHRRKLRKLYLDNKKSNVGTTSSSLNIDSTNINSTSTPCVTSDNIVNRIGFHNFESTPEVTNNVNPSPSSIVTSNIICSTSNRTTRKNDIGNNISTGITSTTCTSSLNRNLQRLSSGKRKLVSKARISSPIPMIDLTTDETVERDPYKGVSTVCYAKLWDAEKGSGRKEGGKICHMLCCGYAKVVLPDYKTATPYYKSLFMSNDNESKHFLKNIRRYNSMFAFTSMGGKVDQTLNTGNAPFCYRISGENYHSIGSLVPPNGGKPKFCQLYIYDTENELANRSSDNASSSSTSDETDNKLIQQIKAMFDAENVLVKIYRMVRDCFQQNPNTTLKLRLIGKREQYGRTYNLPTSSEVAALIVGDIDNALEKRDIVVETQTGSLKRISELHPSYLALQYPILFPYGDDGYRIDIPHRGVIDVTNKKRPNCTMREFFAYRVQDRSNQFSLILNSRRLFQQFLVDAYTMIESERLNFIRFQQQDLRSDTYENIRKLRYNGQQDLSKVGKRIFLPSSFTGGSRYMMQNYLDAMAICKWPDILSRIFKIKLDSICKDLKDRDLFGKAYAVVYTIEFQKRGLPHTHMCLFMENDYKLPTVDHVDQFISAEIPDLNQDPELYTLVKDHMIHGPCGNARMSSPCMVDRKCSKGFPKKFQDHSTLDSNGFPLYRRRDDGSFVLKNKIELDNRSVVPYNKKLLKRYQAHINVEWCNQAASIKYLFKYINKGPDRATVAVVPSNNENEQAENDEIKEYYDCRYISACEASWRIFSNEVNYRSPSVMRLPFHLPGQQTVCFGPDEDINQVLNKPSVNSSMFLAWMQRNQDPNDHVARTLTYVQFPRFYVWKLDKRIWVPRIKGKTIGRNHSVSPSTGEAYYLRILLNKVKGPTSFDDIKTVNGRVYDTFRDVCYALGLLDDDSEYIEAIKEANISGSAGYIRNLFATMLLSSTLSRPEVVWESTWKYMTDDFLYKFSKYHRVSGLSIPDEQLKNYVLCEIEKFLTRNNSSLRRFLSMPYPDTSSLDNFRCRLINEELAYDRTELQNVYQGQVNLLTDEQRAVYEEIMNAVHGDNGGVFFVYGYGGTGKTFLWKTLSAAIRSKGEIVLNVASSGIASLLLEGGRTAHSRFHIPLNLNEDSVCHIKPDDDVAKLLQQTKLIIWDEAPMVHKHAFEALDRTMHDIFNISNPSRSDVLFGGKVIVFGGDFRQILPVVPNGGRQEIVNASLCSSYLWSKCKLLTLSRNMRLTVGRPSSEVEEISNFAKWLLDVGEGNVGGSNDGEAIIEIPPELLIDSISDPISSLIDFVYPSILENYNDRNYFSTRAILAPKNEVVHEINDRLLAVFPGEEKEYLSSDSLCPTEDGNVDQQKIYSPDVLNGLKVSGLPNHRLVLKVGVPVMLLRNIDQRNGLCNGTRLKVTKLYSRVIEAEIISGGNIGSRTFIPRMNLVPSDRKIPFAFQRRQFPITVCFAMTINKSQGQSLSKVGLYLRQPVFTHGQLYVALSRVTRRDGIKLLILDNDGRPTNKITNVVYKEIFNGL, encoded by the exons ATGCCTAAACGACCAAAAATTGTCTCCGTATACAATGACATTGATAAAGAAAACACTCAGCATG CTGTCCTCCCAATTGTTACTCGAGACGAGGCATCTCATAGAAGAAAATTAAGAAAATTATACTTGGATAATAAGAAATCAAATGTGGGAACTACATCGTCATCCCTCAATATTGATTCCACTAATATCAATTCCACTTCCACTCCGTGTGTTACATCTGATAACATAGTCAACAGAATTGGTTTTCACAATTTTGAATCCACTCCTGAGGTGACTAATAATGTTAATCCAAGTCCTTCAAGTATTGTAACAA GTAACATTATTTGTAGTACTAGCAATCGTACAACGAGAAAAAACGATATTGGGAATAATATTTCAACTGGCATCACATCAACCACCTGCACATCATCATTGAACCGTAATTTGCAAAGGCTATCATCTGGGAAACGTAAGTTGGTATCCAAAGCACGTATTTCGTCTCCTATACCAATGATCGACTTGACCACAGACGAAACCGTAGAACGAGATCCTTATAAAGGTGTTTCTACAG TTTGTTATGCAAAGTTATGGGACGCAGAGAAAGGAAGCGGAAGAAAAGAGGGTGGCAAAATATGTCATATGTTATGTTGTGGTTATGCCAAAGTTGTCTTACCGGATTACAAAACCGCGACACCTTATTATAAAAGTCTATTCATGTCCAATGACAATGAAAGCAAGCACTTTTTGAAGAACATTCGACGTTACAATTCTATGTTCGCGTTTACCTCAATGGGTGGTAAGGTTGACCAAACCCTGAATACTGGTAATGCTCCTTTTTGCTACAGAATTAGTGGTGAAAATTACCATTCTATTGGTAGTCTTGTGCCACCAAACGGAGGGAAGCCTAAATTTTGTCAGTTATACATATACGATACTGAAAATGAGTTGGCAAACAG GTCTTCAGACAATGCTTCCTCATCATCCACTTCAGATGAAACTGATAATAAGCTGATACAACAAATCAAAGCAATGTTTGATGCCGAAAATGTGCTTGTGAAAATTTATAGGATGGTTAGAGATTGCTTCCAACAAAATCCTAATACCACTTTAAAGCTTCGCCTAATTGGCAAAAGAGAACAATATGGTCGGACTTATAACTTACCTACTTCCTCAGAGGTTGCTGCTCTTATTGTTGGAGATATCGATAACGCACTTGAGAAAAGAGATATCGTTGTCGAGACACAAACAGGTTCATTAAAAAGAATAAGTGAATTGCATCCTTCCTATCTTGCACTTCAGTATCCTATTTTGTTCCCATATGGAGACGACGGTTACAGAATTGACATACCACATAGGGGTGTCATTGATGTTACTAACAAGAAACGTCCGAATTGTACAATGAGAGAGTTTTTTGCGTATCGTGTACAAGATCGTAGTAACCAGTTTTCATTGATTCTAAATTCTCGACGGTTATTCCAACAGTTTTTGGTTGATGCTTATACGATGATTGAGAGCGAGCGACTTAACTTTATAAGATTTCAGCAACAAGATCTCAGGTCTGATACATATGAGAATATCCGGAAACTAAGATATAACGGCCAACAAGATTTGTCTAAGGTTGGAAAACGTATTTTCCTTCCATCTTCCTTTACAGGCGGGTCACgatatatgatgcaaaactaTCTTGACGCAATGGCAATTTGTAAATG GCCTGATATTTTATCTCGAATTTTTAAAATAAAGCTGGATTCAATTTGTAAAGATTTGAAAGACCGTGATTTGTTTGGAAAAGCTTATGCTG ttgttTACACTATTGAGTTTCAGAAGCGAGGATTGCCTCATACGCATATGTGCTTATTCATGGAGAATGATTACAAACTTCCAACTGTAGACCATGTTGATCAGTTTATTTCTGCAGAAATCCCTGATTTAAACCAAGACCCGGAACTATATACGCTTGTGAAAGACCATATGATTCACGGTCCATGTGGTAATGCTAGAATGAGCTCTCCATGTATGGTTGATAGAAAATGttcaaaaggttttcccaagaaaTTTCAAGATCACTCAACCTTGGATTCTAACGGATTTCCCTTATACAGAAGAAGAGATGACGGTTCCttcgttttaaaaaataaaattgagTTAGACAACAGAAGTGTTGTACCTTATAacaaaaagttgttgaaaagataTCAGGCGCATATAAACGTTGAATGGTGCAACCAAGCGGCGTCAATAAAGTATTTGTTCAAGTATATTAATAAAGGTCCTGATAGAGCAACAGTTGCTGTGGTTCCGAGCAATAATGAAAACGAGCAAGCAGAAAATGATGAAATTAAAGAGTATTATGACTGTAGGTATATATCTGCGTGTGAAGCCTCTTGGAGGATTTTTTCTAATGAAGTTAATTATAGGAGTCCTTCTGTTATGCGTCTTCCTTTCCATCTTCCTGGACAACAAACAGTTTGTTTCGGTCCTGATGAAGATATTAATCAAGTGCTAAACAAACCATCTGTGAACTCATCAATGTTTTTAGCTTGGATGCAACGTAATCAAGATCCTAACGACCATGTTGCACGTACACTAACATATGTACAGTTTCCGCGTTTTTATGTGTGGAAGCTTGACAAGCGTATATGGGTTCCGAGAATAAAAGGAAAAACAATTGGAAGAAATCATTCTGTTTCTCCTTCTACCGGTGAAGCGTACTATTTAAGAattcttcttaacaaagttaaaggACCAACATCGTTTGATGATATTAAAACAGTTAATGGTCGAGTGTACGATACTTTTAGAGATGTTTGCTATGCGCTTGGTTTGTTGGATGACGACTCGGAGTACATTGAGGCCATCAAAGAAGCAAATATATCAGGTAGTGCAGGTTATATTCGCAATTTATTCGCCACCATGTTACTGTCAAGCACATTATCTAGACCTGAAGTTGTCTGGGAAAGCACATGGAAGTATATGACAGATGATTTTCTGTACAAATTCTCAAAGTATCATCGTGTTTCAg GTTTATCAATTCCTGATGAGCAACTAAAGAACTATGTTTTATGCGAAATCGAGAAGTTTTTAACTCGGAATAATTCATCGCTTCGGAGATTTTTATCAATGCCTTACCCGGATACTTCATCTTTAGATAACTTTCGCTGCCGATTGATTAACGAAGAGCTTGCTTATGACAGAACAGAGTTACAAAATGTTTATCAAGGTCAGGTGAATTTGTTAACGGATGAACAACGTGCAGTATATGAAGAAATTATGAACGCAGTTCATGGAGACAATGGAGGAGTATTTTTTGTTTACGGTTATGGCGGGACCGGTAAAACATTTTTATGGAAAACATTGTCTGCTGCAATTAGGTCAAAAGGTGAGATTGTATTAAACGTTGCATCTAGCGGAATTGCATCATTGCTGTTGGAGGGAGGAAGAACGGCTCATTCTAGGTTTCATATACCTTTGAATCTTAATGAGGATTCCGTTTGTCATATAAAACCAGACGATGATGTAGCTAAATTACTACAGCAGACCAAACTCATTATATGGGATGAAGCTCCTATGGTTCATAAACATGCATTTGAGGCTTTGGATAGAACTATGCATGACATTTTCAATATATCTAATCCATCCAGGTCTGATGTTTTATTTGGAGGAAAGGTAATTGTATTTGGTGGTGATTTTAGGCAAATACTACCTGTTGTTCCAAACGGTGGACGTCAAGAAATTGTGAATGCCTCATTATGTTCTTCTTATTTGTGGAGTAAGTGTAAGTTGTTGACGTTATCTAGAAACATGAGGTTAACTGTTGGAAGACCATCATCTGAAGTTGAAGAGATCAGTAATTTTGCAAAATGGTTGTTGGACGTTGGTGAGGGAAATGTTGGTGGTTCCAATGATGGAGAAGCAATAATTGAAATACCACCTGAGCTTTTAATTGATAGCATATCTGATCCAATTTCTAGCCTGATTGATTTTGTTTATCCGTCAATTTTGGAGAATTACAATGATCGTAATTACTTTAGTACAAGAGCTATACTTGCGCCTAAGAATGAGGTTGTTCACGAGATTAACGACAGACTGTTGGCAGTATTCCCTGGTGAAGAAAAAGAGTATCTTAGTTCTGACAGTCTATGCCCTACTGAAGATGGCAATGTTGATCAGCAAAAAATATACTCCCCTGACGTGCTCAATGGTCTCAAAGTGTCTGGTTTACCAAATCATAGGTTAGTGCTTAAAGTTGGTGTTCCAGTAATGTTGTTGCGAAATATTGACCAACGAAATGGTTTGTGTAACGGTACAAGgttaaaggtcacaaaactttacAGTCGTGTTATTGAAGCTGAGATAATTTCTGGTGGTAATATTGGTTCTCGGACATTCATACCTAGAATGAATTTGGTACCTTCGGACCGAAAGATTCCTTTTGCATTTCAAAGGAGGCAATTTCCAATAACTGTATGTTTTGCAATGACGATTAACAAAAGCCAGGGACAGTCGCTATCTAAGGTTGGGTTGTACCTAAGACAACCAGTTTTCACACATGGTCAATTGTACGTAGCTTTATCCAGGGTTACAAGACGAGATGGAATCAAGTTACTAATACTTGACAATGATGGCAGGCCTACAAATAAAATAACCAATGTTGTATATAAAGAGATATTCAATGGATTgtga